The Pectinophora gossypiella chromosome 10, ilPecGoss1.1, whole genome shotgun sequence genome contains a region encoding:
- the LOC126369970 gene encoding lysosome membrane protein 2-like, with protein sequence MVLLTSEQTAMKKNKKMMASFILGVCLLVVDIIIMSTDPILFLLQLNMRVYNGSAVEGFLSKPIEGVHISAYLFNITNAEEFMSGEHQKLKVEEVGPFTYLETRYNDDLQIDEAAGVIRYAPRPEVTFMPELSVADPKLVNVTMPNLPMLGISSMVSSYPYFTRVAFKLLAGQLHTRPVVTTDASTYLWGYPDPLVTLAHTVIPGFINFDKLGILDRLYDKQTQNRLEVSATDKDKFMIKSRNGNKKLAMGNLEIADNCEICDDFENAFEGVGYPSPMTPETPLRIFRNGLCRLLDMTFDKKIVLDNGADGLVFNLSDSFYTLDKNNTKNRVLDLSACFYGLPVALTKVKFLDLGPEMYDRIEGITPDPTMNCYLIIEPKIAMELETYFPVQMNLQLKDLSFHHEAGKFSNMLVPIGYVEINQPPLPDDSNYALYLIYIVGPAVLTTIKVLIIVISVILMVYPIAVYMSQQYKNNVITYPLTSVVKQNVISVQEPLMETKQNTGFAGF encoded by the exons AACATGCGAGTGTACAACGGTTCAGCGGTGGAAGGTTTCCTGAGCAAGCCGATCGAAGGCGTCCACATATCGGCGTATCTCTTCAATATTACCAACGCCGAGGAGTTCATGTCTGGTGAACACCAGAAACTGAAGGTGGAGGAAGTTGGGCCTTTTACTTATCT CGAGACCCGTTACAACGACGACCTGCAGATAGACGAAGCAGCCGGCGTGATCCGGTACGCGCCACGACCGGAGGTGACCTTCATGCCAGAGCTGTCAGTCGCTGACCCCAAGTTGGTCAACGTCACAATGCCGAACCTCCCTATGCTG GGCATATCCTCGATGGTGAGCTCATACCCGTACTTCACGCGCGTGGCGTTCAAGCTGCTGGCTGGACAACTGCACACCAGGCCTGTGGTGACCACCGACGCCAGCACCTACCTCTGGGGCTACCCTGATCCCCTGGTCACACTCGCACACACGGTCATACCAGGATTCATCAACTTCGACAAGCTTGGCATTTTGGATCGA TTGTATGACAAGCAGACGCAAAACCGTTTGGAAGTAAGCGCCACAGATAAAGACAAATTTATGATTAAGTCAAGAAACGGAAATAAAAAACTTGCCATGGGAAATTTAGAAATTGCTGATAACTG tgaAATCTGCGACGATTTTGAGAATGCATTTGAAGGCGTGGGTTACCCATCCCCCATGACTCCTGAGACACCTTTAAGGATCTTCAGGAACGGACTCTGCAGGCTTCTTGATATGACTTTCGATAAGAAAATAGTCCTGGATAATGGAGCCGATGGACTGGTCTTCAATCTTAGCGACAGCTTCTATACCCTAGATAAAAATAACACCAAAAACCGAGTGTTGGATTTAAGCGCTTGTTTTTACG GTCTACCCGTAGCCTTGACCAAGGTAAAATTTCTGGATCTGGGTCCAGAGATGTACGATCGTATCGAGGGAATAACACCAGACCCAACGATGAATTGCTACCTTATTATTGAGCCC AAAATCGCAATGGAGCTGGAGACCTACTTTCCGGTACAGATGAACTTGCAGTTGAAGGACCTGAGCTTCCACCACGAGGCCGGCAAGTTCTCCAACATGCTGGTGCCCATTGGATACGTGGAAATC AATCAACCACCACTTCCGGACGACTCAAACTATGCCTTATATCTTATCTACATAGTGGGACCAGCGGTACTCACCACAATAAAAGTTCTTATTATCGTTATCTCAGTGATACTAATGGTCTATCCAATAGCCGTGTACATGTCAcagcaatataaaaataacgttATAACGTACCCTTTAACCAGTGTAGTGAAACAAAATGTGATAAGTGTGCAAGAACCTTTGATGGAAACGAAACAAAACACTGGGTTCGCTGGGTTTTAG